One Haladaptatus paucihalophilus DX253 genomic window, CGCATGACATCATCAAGAGACTCGTCAGTAACGCGCTCCAGCACAAAGAGAATCAGGCCAAAGGGTGGTGTGATAAGTCCGTACATTAGGGCGACGACCATGACGATTCCGAACTGAACTGGGTTGATGCCCAGCGTCGGATAGAGAGGCACCAGCATTGGGACCATGATCAGAAGAACTGCCGTACCTTCCATGAACGTCCCTAGGACCAGTAGAATGGCAGTGAGGATTAACATCGTCACGGGGGGACTCGCGGAGATTCCAACGAGAATCTGCCCGATCAAGTCGGGAATACCGGCGAGCGTTAACCAGTACGCGTAGAGATTCGCGAAGCCGAAGATGACTACAATGCTCGCGGTGTCCTCGAACGTGTCCTTGCTGACCTCTATCAGGTCGGTCAGCCCGATCGAGCGATAGTAAAACACGCCGAGAAGTATTGCATACACGACGGCGATCAGAGCAGCTTCCGTTGCGGTGAACACGCCACCGAGGATCCCGCCGACGATTATGAGCGGCGTGATAAGCCCGGGCAAGGCCCGAAGAAAGGACTCGAATAGGTTCGAGAGATCGTGGCTGTCTTCTCTCGGCCATCCGTCGCGCTTTGCGAGGTAGAAGGCCGTAGTTGCCATCGCGAGGGCCATGAGAAGGCCCGGGACGATACCGGCGACGAATAGCGTCCCAATCGATCGTTGCGCGAGCACGGCGTAGACGACGACGGGGATGCTTGGTGGAATGATCGGCCCGATGATTGCGGAGGCACCGGTGATGCCGACGGCGTCATCCCCTTCGTAACCATTCGACGTCATCGCCTCATATTCCACACTCCCGATGCCTGCAGCGTCTGCGACGGCAGATCCGCTCATCCCAGAAAAGACCAGGCTAACGAAGACGTTAACCTGCGCGAGACCACCGGGAAGGGGACCGACTAGCTCGGTGGCGAAATTAAACATGTCGTCGGTGATTCCAGTGATATTCATGATTCGTCCGGCCATGAGGAAGAACGGAACGGCAAGGAGGACCCATGAGGTCATCCCAGCCCAGAACCGTTGCGTAATCACGACGAGATTCAGAGGCGGACCGATTGGCAACAGCATGATGAGGAGGACAGTTAGACCTAGCGAGTAGGCTGCTGGCACGCCAACGGCGTACAGTGCCATGAGGATGGCGATGAATGCGACGAGTAGGAGAATCTCAGGCATTGGTCCTCCCCAAGAATTCGGTAACGCGTTTATGCGTGTCGAGTACAACTACGATGAAGAGGCAGGCGGCACTCAGCGCGATTAGGTTGTACGCCCAGCCAACTTTGAACCACTCAATCATCGGAAGCGCGGTATCCCCGGAAACGCTGGTCGCTCGATACGCAGACAACACGAGCGTGGCTGAGAAGAACGCCATCAGGATGTTCCGGACGAGCAACACCTGGTCGGTCCGGGTGATGATACGTTTTAGAACTGGGAGGAACGAGATGTCCGCCTCGTTCTGGAATAGATATGGGAGTGCGATAATCGTCATTAGTGCAAGGGCAGTTCGCGCGACTACGTAGGTCCAGTTGAGGTCGATGGGGAAAGTAATGTAACGACTGACCACCTGAAGGAGTCCTACTACTAGCATTACATTTAGTAAGACCACCCCTACAGCAGTGGTGATCCGGTCTAACCAGTTCTGCGCCATAGTAGGAAAGCCCACTCGTTCACTAAAAACATTTTGGTTCCCCGTGGAATGATCAGGATAGATGCCTTGGTCGATGTGGTGAGACACAGGGTCGACCGTGGAGTGTCCTACCTCTGACCATCCATGGGAACTGGGAACTCTATGCGAGGTTGAGGACGTCGTTGATGTTGACTGCCCACTTGTTCTTCGAGAGCTGCTTGAGCGCCGGCATTCCAGCGTTTACGAAAGCCTCACGGTCCACCTTATCCGCTGGAACGACGGTGGTGCCTTTCTGCTTGGCTTCCTCGTAGAGACTCGACTCATTGCTCTTGATCTGGTCGGTCATCTTTTCCACGGCGTCACTTGCGGTCGATGTAACGAGGTCGCGGTTGTCGTCACTGAGCCCTTTCATGAACTCCTGATTATAGAGGAAGTGCTTCGTACCGAGTAAATGATTTGTAACGCTGAAGTGGGACTGAACCTCGTAGAGGCTGACCGAAAGGAACTGCGAGATGGGGCCTTCGGAGGCATCGACGACACCCGTTTGGAGTGCCGAATAGAGTTCGTCGTACGCAACCGGAGTGACATCCGCTCCGATTTCGCCCCAGACTTTGGTCCACGTGTCGTACTGTGGAAGACGAAGCTTCATGCCCTGTACGTCTTTCGGGGTCTTCACCGTGGAATTACTAGTGAAGCCACGATTGCCAACATAGAACGCATCACCCAGTTGGACGCCGTTCTTTTTGAGAATCCCGTTCAGACCGTCGTCCGGCTTCAGGTACTTGTCCGTGACCGCCCGGTAGTGGTCCATATCTTTGATAACGAATGGGTCACCAGCAAAGGAATACTTGGACGCCCACCGCTGTGCGAGGGCAGTCGGACTCTCGTGGAGGATATCGACAGTCCCACTCTCGAGAGCGTCGAGGTTGTCCTCTGTCCCGCCGAGTGAGCCAGCCTTCAGGTCGACCGAAATTCTTCCGTCTGATTTCTTCTCGAGGGGCTTGATGAAGTGTTTCTTGGCGGCCTTCACCGAGACATTCTCCGGTGGCTGAGTCGTAGCGAACGTAATCGTTAGCTTCTCACCGTCCGATTTCGAGTTCGACTTCCCGTTGTTATTATTCGAATCATTATTACCAGTACAGCCTGCGAGACCTGCTATCCCGATACTGAGGGCTGCACCGCTCTTTTTTAATAGGCTCCGCCGAGATTGCGCCGTCTGGTCGCGAACCATACTACTCCGACCTTACCAATCAATAATAAAAGTTGTGGTGCCCAAGTAAGAACGACACGTCAAATGGGTCAGTTATCCGGCCGCGGATCCCACTCTCGCTCGACGAGAAAGTCGTCGAGTTTCTGCTTCGGGTTTTCGAAGACGTTCGACCCATGGAAGACGAGGACGGTATCGAAGTCGTACTGTAGCAGGTCGTAGAGATTGATCTCCGCGGCCTTGTGATCATCGTTGAACAAGGCGGGCGGCGGGAGGAGATAGCCCGCAGGCAATCCGGCGCGGTCGGCACCGTCGAGCGCATCACCCGAGATGAGGATGTTGCGGTCGCGGAGGAGCAATGCAGACGTCGCCTTCGTGTGGCCGGGTATTTGAATGACCTCGATATTTCCGTCGAGGACGTCGCCATCATTGAAACGATGGTCCGGTTCGTAGTCGATTGCTTCGTAGAGTTTGGTTTCGTCATCGGCCGCGAGGAACTCCGGTTCGAACGCCTCCATGACAGACGGGAGGCCGCCGTGGTGCCCGTGGTCACCGTGGGTAAGGATCACACGATCTATCGTTCCAAATTCTTCACGAATCGTCTCGACGAGTTCCTCACCGTTCTCGTCGAACCCGGTGTCGATGAGAGTCGTCTTACCCTCGGGGACGTCCTCGAGGATGTACACTCGGACATGTTCGAACTGTACCTTGTAGATGCCGTCAGTTACCTCTTCAGCAGTCATTCCGGTGGAATAGTCGAGCAGCGTATTGGATAAATCTACCGAAAAACAGGGTACAACGCCTATCCTTAGGCGATCTGCTGCGCACACGAAACTATCTAACCGATGCCGAGGCTGGATTTCAACATAGTCGAAGTTTTCGGAGGCCTTATCACGACGCTCTTCCTTTGAGAAAGTATGACACGGGAGAACGACGACGGGCCTCGGAGGCTGAAAAGCGTCAAGCAGGCCTTCGATATGATCGAATATCTGCGGACAGATGGGCCAGCGACGCTCTCGGACGTCGCGCAGGCGCTGGATATGCCGATGAGCACGGCGCACATTCACCTAGCAACACTCGTGGATAGCGGCTACGTGGTGAAGTCGGATGGCAAGTATCAGTGTAGTCTTCTCTTTCTCAGGACCGGCGGGGAACTCCGTGATGAGATGCCACTCTTCCAGGCGGCAAAGAACGAAGTCGACGATCTCCAAGAGAAACTCGGCGAAATAGCCAACCTCGCGACTATCGAGAATGGATATATGGTGCAACTGTACAAGTCCGAGAACGCTGAGTCGATCGACGACAACGCTCCGCTCGGTGATCATTTCTATATGCACACGACGGCGACGGGGAAGTCGATGCTTGCTCATCTTCCTCAAGAGGAACGTGAAGATATTCTCGAACGTCGTGGACTCCCGCGGTCGACGGAGGGAACCATCGATGACCACGAGGAGTTGATGGCCGATCTTGAGACGATCCGTGAACGGGGATACTCCATCAATCGCGGCGAGCACTTCGGCGGTGTCTGTGCGGCAGCCGTTCCAATAATGTCGAAGAATCACTCGGTACTTGGTGCTATCAGCCTCAGTGGGCCGATTAGCCGAATGAGCGACGAGCGAATTGAAGACGAGATTGCGCCCGAACTGTTCGATAAGAAGAACATCATCGAGCTAAAACTCAAGCAGTATTAGCTCACCACCGTCTAGGATTACAAACATAGTTGTGTAATGGATATCCGGGCTTGTCTTTACACTGATACCACTGTCACGGTAAGGATCTCTCGGTAGCGTAGTTCAATAATATTGAAGATCTGAATCGACCTATCAATGGAGTAGGGTCTTTCGAATAGACACAGAAAGACTGTTAGAGAGGAATATGCCCGTGTTGTGAAACGCAGCTCTAGAAGGGCGACAAAAAGATATTTAACGCTACTTGTACATCTCCCTATCGATGAGTACGCAACGAGTTCTAGTCACCGGACCGTACGGTGAGGCCGGGGAGGCGATTATGAGCTACCTCCTCGAAAAGGAGGACTATGAGTTCACCTTCCTCGACCAGAACGACCACCCAGAGTACGACACGCACGTCGCTGACATCTCTGACTACGAGGCGATCCGACCCGCGTTCGATGATCAAGATGCCGTAATCCATCTTGCTGCCCAATCAGACGCAGGCGCCGACTTTGAAGGAATCATCGAGCCAAATATCGTCGGCACCTACAACGTCTTGCAAGCGATGAAAGAAGCTGATGTTCCAAAGCTCGTCTTCGCCTCTTCACAGCGCGCGATGGGGCTCTACGAGGAGGAACACGAACCCGCACTCTACGAAGAGGACTACCCGAGCGAGTACGATCCGCTCCGACTCACCCACGAAACCCTCCCGAAGCCGGATGGTTACTACGGTGCATCGAAGGTGTTCGGCGAACACATCTGTCAGATTCACGCCCGTCGGGGTGGTTCACCCGAACAGGTTTACGCACTTCGAATCTCCAGCGTACGTACGGAGGCTTACGACCATCCGTACGGGGATGCCGAACGTGGCGTCGAACGGGGAGATGAGGATACGGTAGAGGAAGGGGAGGTCTGGGACCAGTCTCAGACCGGCTCTTGGGAGCGTGGGAGCAAGGAGTACGAGCAAATGGTGAAGCGACTGAAAGCGACTTGGACCTCCCAGCGTGATTTCGCACATCTCCTTGAATGCTGCCTACAGGACGACACAGTGACGTATGACACGTTCTACGCAGTCAGTGACAACGCCGCCCGCTGGTTCGGCACCGAACACGCGAAGGCAGTCCTCGGCTACGAACCTCAGGACGATGCGTCCGAATGGGACAGCCCACCGAACACAATC contains:
- a CDS encoding NAD-dependent epimerase/dehydratase family protein, which codes for MSTQRVLVTGPYGEAGEAIMSYLLEKEDYEFTFLDQNDHPEYDTHVADISDYEAIRPAFDDQDAVIHLAAQSDAGADFEGIIEPNIVGTYNVLQAMKEADVPKLVFASSQRAMGLYEEEHEPALYEEDYPSEYDPLRLTHETLPKPDGYYGASKVFGEHICQIHARRGGSPEQVYALRISSVRTEAYDHPYGDAERGVERGDEDTVEEGEVWDQSQTGSWERGSKEYEQMVKRLKATWTSQRDFAHLLECCLQDDTVTYDTFYAVSDNAARWFGTEHAKAVLGYEPQDDASEWDSPPNTIQTPN
- a CDS encoding TRAP transporter small permease subunit, which produces MAQNWLDRITTAVGVVLLNVMLVVGLLQVVSRYITFPIDLNWTYVVARTALALMTIIALPYLFQNEADISFLPVLKRIITRTDQVLLVRNILMAFFSATLVLSAYRATSVSGDTALPMIEWFKVGWAYNLIALSAACLFIVVVLDTHKRVTEFLGRTNA
- a CDS encoding MBL fold metallo-hydrolase, giving the protein MTAEEVTDGIYKVQFEHVRVYILEDVPEGKTTLIDTGFDENGEELVETIREEFGTIDRVILTHGDHGHHGGLPSVMEAFEPEFLAADDETKLYEAIDYEPDHRFNDGDVLDGNIEVIQIPGHTKATSALLLRDRNILISGDALDGADRAGLPAGYLLPPPALFNDDHKAAEINLYDLLQYDFDTVLVFHGSNVFENPKQKLDDFLVEREWDPRPDN
- a CDS encoding IclR family transcriptional regulator, with translation MTRENDDGPRRLKSVKQAFDMIEYLRTDGPATLSDVAQALDMPMSTAHIHLATLVDSGYVVKSDGKYQCSLLFLRTGGELRDEMPLFQAAKNEVDDLQEKLGEIANLATIENGYMVQLYKSENAESIDDNAPLGDHFYMHTTATGKSMLAHLPQEEREDILERRGLPRSTEGTIDDHEELMADLETIRERGYSINRGEHFGGVCAAAVPIMSKNHSVLGAISLSGPISRMSDERIEDEIAPELFDKKNIIELKLKQY
- a CDS encoding TRAP transporter substrate-binding protein encodes the protein MVRDQTAQSRRSLLKKSGAALSIGIAGLAGCTGNNDSNNNNGKSNSKSDGEKLTITFATTQPPENVSVKAAKKHFIKPLEKKSDGRISVDLKAGSLGGTEDNLDALESGTVDILHESPTALAQRWASKYSFAGDPFVIKDMDHYRAVTDKYLKPDDGLNGILKKNGVQLGDAFYVGNRGFTSNSTVKTPKDVQGMKLRLPQYDTWTKVWGEIGADVTPVAYDELYSALQTGVVDASEGPISQFLSVSLYEVQSHFSVTNHLLGTKHFLYNQEFMKGLSDDNRDLVTSTASDAVEKMTDQIKSNESSLYEEAKQKGTTVVPADKVDREAFVNAGMPALKQLSKNKWAVNINDVLNLA
- a CDS encoding TRAP transporter large permease, which encodes MPEILLLVAFIAILMALYAVGVPAAYSLGLTVLLIMLLPIGPPLNLVVITQRFWAGMTSWVLLAVPFFLMAGRIMNITGITDDMFNFATELVGPLPGGLAQVNVFVSLVFSGMSGSAVADAAGIGSVEYEAMTSNGYEGDDAVGITGASAIIGPIIPPSIPVVVYAVLAQRSIGTLFVAGIVPGLLMALAMATTAFYLAKRDGWPREDSHDLSNLFESFLRALPGLITPLIIVGGILGGVFTATEAALIAVVYAILLGVFYYRSIGLTDLIEVSKDTFEDTASIVVIFGFANLYAYWLTLAGIPDLIGQILVGISASPPVTMLILTAILLVLGTFMEGTAVLLIMVPMLVPLYPTLGINPVQFGIVMVVALMYGLITPPFGLILFVLERVTDESLDDVMRSMIPYYLPLAFVLLLIILVPPLTLAVPRAFGLF